One window of Chloroflexus aggregans DSM 9485 genomic DNA carries:
- a CDS encoding response regulator — protein sequence MTAVSHPNQPVRILLVEDDNHIGRIIEVAMRGLGIPYEFTSVLSAEEGLERWAAHPFDILITDYNLRGMNGVRLIKELHARGYHPPTLIVTAYDSAEVRQAAAEAAVNGYITKPFFLDELIERIRQLLPVTHTVHERAVNG from the coding sequence ATGACAGCGGTATCTCATCCAAATCAACCTGTGCGCATTCTTCTCGTGGAGGATGACAACCATATTGGGCGCATTATTGAAGTGGCCATGCGTGGTCTTGGCATTCCCTACGAATTTACCAGTGTTCTTAGCGCTGAAGAAGGTCTCGAACGCTGGGCGGCACACCCATTCGATATCTTAATTACCGACTACAATCTACGCGGTATGAACGGGGTTCGCCTGATCAAGGAACTCCATGCACGCGGCTATCATCCACCAACCTTAATCGTCACGGCCTACGACTCGGCCGAGGTACGACAAGCCGCTGCCGAAGCAGCCGTTAACGGCTACATAACGAAGCCCTTCTTCCTCGACGAGCTAATCGAACGGATCAGACAGCTCTTGCCGGTCACCCACACCGTTCACGAGCGGGCCGTCAATGGTTAG